In Paenibacillus kyungheensis, the following are encoded in one genomic region:
- a CDS encoding NUDIX hydrolase — protein MNFPTHIVSAGGIVEDGQGNILLVKTQHDGWVYPGGITEVGENLIDGVIREIKEESGIDATVVQLISIISNTGIPKWHDGITDVPTKVMFDFVCKCEGGTLTTSDETSDCKWIPKESVLDWITLPSIRFRYQAYLDFSGSVNYISYVTDEESELDVHLQRNV, from the coding sequence ATGAATTTCCCGACACATATTGTATCTGCAGGTGGAATAGTAGAAGATGGTCAGGGTAATATTTTGTTAGTTAAGACACAACACGATGGTTGGGTATATCCTGGTGGAATCACCGAAGTTGGAGAGAATTTGATTGATGGAGTAATACGTGAGATCAAAGAAGAAAGTGGAATCGATGCAACCGTAGTTCAGCTTATAAGCATTATTTCAAATACGGGAATACCTAAATGGCATGATGGCATAACAGATGTACCAACAAAAGTAATGTTTGATTTTGTATGTAAATGTGAAGGAGGAACATTAACAACTTCTGACGAGACCAGTGATTGTAAATGGATTCCAAAAGAATCGGTTCTCGATTGGATAACATTACCGTCTATTCGTTTTCGTTATCAAGCGTATTTAGACTTTAGCGGGTCAGTAAATTATATATCTTATGTTACAGACGAAGAATCAGAATTAGATGTGCATTTGCAAAGAAACGTGTGA